In Pseudovibrio brasiliensis, the following are encoded in one genomic region:
- a CDS encoding sodium-dependent transporter has protein sequence MQREHWGSRIGFILAAAGSAVGLGNIWKFPYLVGAEGGGAFLVVYIAFLIAIGLCVMIAEIALGRHAQANPFSAFKRVGGAGWSIFGLMAVLTAFLILSFYSVVGGWTIAYVVKTLTGGFSGYSGAEFEGHFGALVTDAVEPIIYHGAFMAIGVLIVINGISGGIEKASKIMMPLLFILLALLVVRSLTLEGAWAGVEYFLVPDWSHLNPDMVAAALGQAFFTLSLGMGALITYGSYLGNKESIPNAAMWVVGLDLLVAVLAGFLILPAVFAFNMDPAAGPGLTFITLPAIFAELPFGTFIQLCFFVLLFVAAITSAISLLQVVVAFICEEFNVGRKAATIWVGIVIFLFGVPSSLALGVWGDVTFFELNFFDFLGYLTDNYFLPLGAIATCLVAGWVSYDKFAAEVTNDGERPFAYLIAWKWMCRVFAPIAIIYVMAHSIFGV, from the coding sequence ATGCAACGAGAGCATTGGGGAAGTCGTATCGGCTTCATTCTGGCTGCTGCAGGTTCAGCGGTTGGATTAGGTAATATCTGGAAATTTCCATATTTGGTTGGCGCAGAAGGCGGCGGGGCATTCCTCGTGGTCTACATTGCGTTTTTGATCGCGATTGGTTTGTGTGTGATGATCGCGGAGATTGCGCTGGGCCGTCATGCTCAAGCCAATCCATTTAGCGCTTTCAAGCGCGTTGGCGGCGCAGGCTGGTCGATTTTCGGTCTCATGGCGGTTCTGACTGCATTTCTTATTCTCTCATTCTATTCCGTCGTGGGTGGCTGGACCATCGCTTACGTGGTTAAGACGTTAACTGGTGGCTTTTCTGGCTACTCCGGCGCAGAGTTTGAGGGACATTTCGGTGCATTGGTGACAGATGCAGTTGAGCCGATCATTTATCATGGTGCCTTCATGGCAATTGGTGTGCTGATCGTGATCAACGGTATTTCCGGTGGCATTGAGAAGGCATCCAAGATCATGATGCCGCTTCTGTTCATTCTGCTGGCGTTGCTGGTGGTTCGTTCTTTGACCCTTGAAGGGGCCTGGGCAGGTGTCGAGTACTTCCTCGTTCCTGACTGGTCACATCTGAACCCGGATATGGTTGCCGCAGCTCTGGGGCAGGCGTTCTTTACGCTGTCTCTGGGTATGGGTGCGCTGATCACCTACGGGTCTTATCTGGGCAACAAAGAGAGCATTCCAAACGCAGCCATGTGGGTTGTTGGTCTTGATCTATTGGTCGCTGTACTGGCTGGCTTCCTAATTCTGCCAGCAGTGTTCGCGTTCAACATGGATCCGGCTGCAGGCCCAGGCCTGACCTTTATCACCCTGCCGGCGATCTTTGCTGAGCTGCCATTTGGTACCTTTATTCAGCTGTGCTTCTTTGTGCTGCTGTTTGTAGCTGCGATCACCTCAGCAATTTCCTTGTTACAGGTTGTGGTTGCTTTCATCTGTGAAGAGTTCAACGTGGGCCGTAAGGCTGCGACCATCTGGGTTGGTATTGTGATCTTCCTGTTTGGTGTTCCAAGCTCTCTGGCGTTGGGCGTCTGGGGTGATGTTACATTCTTCGAGCTGAACTTCTTCGACTTCCTTGGCTATCTCACTGACAACTACTTCCTGCCACTGGGCGCGATTGCGACCTGTCTGGTTGCTGGTTGGGTGAGCTACGACAAGTTTGCTGCGGAAGTGACCAACGATGGCGAGCGTCCGTTTGCTTACTTGATCGCATGGAAGTGGATGTGCCGTGTGTTTGCGCCAATCGCAATCATCTACGTGATGGCTCATTCCATTTTCGGCGTATAA
- a CDS encoding NAD(P)H-dependent flavin oxidoreductase gives MALPDILKTKLRLPVVGSPLFIISNPDLVIAQCKAGIVGSFPALNARPKEKLEEWLIQITEELAAYDAANPDKPSAPFAVNQIVHRSNDRLEHDVELCVKYKVPIVITSLGARPEVFDAIHSYGGIVLHDIITNTHAHKAVEKGADGLIAVAAGAGGHAGTTSPFALIQEIREWYDGPLLLSGSISTGKSILASQVMGADLAYIGSAFIATEEANAQQAYKQMIVDSGAEDIVYSNLFTGVHGNYLKPSIENAGMDPNKLPEGNLKTMDFNSGADKPKSWKEIWGCGQGIGAVKSIGSAGDLVARLSEEYAAAQKAVAEKMPAMEAAE, from the coding sequence ATGGCTTTGCCAGATATTTTGAAGACTAAACTTCGCCTGCCAGTTGTTGGCAGCCCATTATTCATCATCAGCAATCCGGATCTTGTGATTGCTCAGTGTAAGGCGGGGATCGTTGGATCTTTCCCTGCGCTTAACGCGCGCCCAAAGGAAAAACTGGAAGAGTGGCTGATCCAGATTACGGAAGAGCTGGCAGCCTATGATGCTGCCAATCCGGATAAACCGTCTGCGCCATTTGCAGTAAACCAGATTGTGCATCGCTCCAATGATCGTCTGGAGCACGATGTTGAGCTTTGTGTGAAGTACAAAGTACCGATTGTGATCACTTCTCTTGGTGCGCGGCCGGAGGTGTTTGATGCGATTCACTCTTATGGTGGCATCGTACTGCATGACATCATCACCAACACCCACGCACATAAGGCGGTTGAGAAAGGCGCGGATGGCCTGATCGCAGTGGCAGCGGGGGCAGGTGGCCATGCGGGTACAACATCGCCGTTTGCGCTTATTCAGGAAATTCGTGAGTGGTATGATGGCCCGCTTCTGCTTTCAGGCAGTATCAGTACTGGTAAGTCTATTCTTGCCTCACAAGTGATGGGTGCTGATCTGGCCTACATCGGTTCTGCGTTTATTGCGACTGAGGAAGCGAATGCGCAGCAAGCCTATAAGCAGATGATCGTTGATAGCGGGGCAGAGGACATTGTCTATTCCAACCTGTTTACCGGTGTTCACGGCAACTATCTGAAGCCATCTATCGAGAATGCAGGTATGGACCCGAACAAACTGCCAGAAGGCAATCTGAAGACCATGGATTTCAACAGCGGGGCAGATAAGCCAAAGAGCTGGAAAGAAATTTGGGGCTGTGGTCAGGGTATTGGTGCAGTGAAGTCCATCGGTAGTGCTGGTGATTTGGTTGCCCGCCTTTCTGAAGAGTATGCCGCCGCGCAGAAAGCGGTTGCGGAGAAGATGCCTGCAATGGAAGCAGCTGAGTAA
- a CDS encoding winged helix-turn-helix transcriptional regulator: MSGARRSFAGVDCAVAQAIEQMGDPWILLILRCQFQGIKRFDDFQGHLQISTSVLTDRLRRLVQAGMLRKEQDQHDKRGTVYLLTEKGMDFYPVMIALHQWSERWEAREDGPRLELLDKQSGEPVREVRVLSQDYKELGARDVQALVDDRSGEMMQDIQERLKRRRGDAA; the protein is encoded by the coding sequence ATGAGTGGAGCGCGACGAAGCTTTGCAGGTGTTGACTGTGCAGTTGCCCAAGCCATTGAGCAGATGGGTGACCCATGGATCCTGCTTATCCTGAGATGCCAGTTTCAGGGCATCAAGCGCTTTGATGACTTTCAGGGGCATTTGCAGATCTCCACCAGTGTGCTGACAGACCGATTACGGCGACTTGTTCAGGCAGGGATGCTGCGTAAGGAGCAAGATCAGCATGACAAGCGCGGCACGGTTTATCTGCTGACCGAGAAGGGGATGGATTTCTATCCAGTCATGATTGCACTGCACCAGTGGAGTGAGCGCTGGGAAGCCCGTGAAGATGGGCCGCGGCTGGAGTTGCTGGATAAGCAGAGCGGAGAGCCAGTGCGTGAGGTGCGTGTGCTTTCGCAGGATTACAAAGAATTAGGTGCCCGGGATGTTCAGGCTCTGGTTGATGACCGGAGTGGTGAGATGATGCAGGACATTCAGGAGCGGTTGAAACGTCGGAGAGGGGATGCTGCCTAA
- a CDS encoding substrate-binding domain-containing protein, producing MTKYLGGNSVSITDQNVQQRKSVTIGDVARHVGVAKGTVSRVLNNYTDISKATRERVLKAVEELGYRPSSTARNLKRGRVDTFGIVLPLMPGKGADPFLAEFLDGMTRALNAVDKDLLVTTASSMDDAVLAIRRLISSQKVDGFVLTRTATNDPRVDYLLDRGFPFVSHGRTARESEHPWFDIDNHAAFYAAAQKVIAQGHRRIALVMSNPQMNFSRLRIEGFQQGLEDAGLAFEDQLIAEATLDEPGGEQAALQLLHQNRPPTAIICMTDAIAIGVTKIIRRHGLTIGEDITVIGYDGLPVCEHFDPPLTSFAQEPVLAGSTLAELLTKAISGQPARELQILAEAKLIQRGSDGPPRKTPEELKAHLSTYFATA from the coding sequence GTGACAAAGTATTTGGGTGGGAATTCTGTGAGCATCACTGACCAGAATGTGCAACAGAGAAAATCTGTGACCATTGGAGACGTGGCACGCCATGTGGGCGTAGCAAAGGGCACCGTGTCCCGCGTGTTGAACAACTACACGGACATTTCCAAAGCAACACGCGAGCGCGTGCTCAAAGCTGTCGAAGAGCTGGGCTACCGCCCTTCCTCAACAGCACGCAATCTCAAACGTGGCCGTGTCGATACCTTCGGCATCGTCCTGCCACTCATGCCCGGCAAAGGGGCAGATCCATTTCTCGCCGAGTTTCTGGATGGCATGACACGGGCGCTCAACGCAGTCGACAAAGACCTGCTGGTGACAACAGCAAGCTCTATGGATGATGCAGTGTTGGCAATCCGCCGCCTCATCTCCTCACAAAAAGTCGACGGCTTCGTTCTCACCAGAACAGCAACCAATGATCCACGCGTCGATTATCTGCTGGATCGTGGCTTCCCGTTTGTCAGCCATGGTCGCACAGCCCGTGAGAGTGAACATCCCTGGTTCGACATCGACAACCACGCCGCCTTCTACGCTGCTGCGCAAAAGGTCATCGCACAGGGGCACCGCCGCATCGCGCTGGTGATGTCCAACCCGCAGATGAACTTCAGCCGCCTGCGTATCGAAGGCTTCCAGCAAGGTCTAGAAGATGCTGGCCTTGCCTTTGAAGATCAGCTGATCGCAGAAGCAACATTGGACGAACCGGGCGGTGAACAGGCAGCGCTTCAACTGCTTCATCAGAACCGCCCGCCGACAGCCATCATCTGCATGACAGACGCTATCGCCATCGGCGTCACAAAAATCATCCGCCGTCATGGCCTGACCATTGGCGAAGACATCACCGTCATCGGCTACGACGGCCTGCCTGTTTGCGAACACTTCGATCCGCCGCTTACCAGCTTTGCCCAAGAGCCGGTTCTCGCAGGCAGCACACTGGCAGAACTTCTCACAAAAGCAATCAGCGGTCAGCCAGCACGCGAGCTGCAGATACTGGCTGAAGCAAAACTCATTCAGCGTGGCTCTGATGGTCCGCCGCGCAAAACACCTGAGGAGCTGAAAGCTCACCTCAGCACATACTTCGCAACCGCATAA